A genomic window from Flavobacterium hankyongi includes:
- a CDS encoding glycosyltransferase family 2 protein — MNAILSVIIPVYNEEKTILKILEKIESVVLQHEIEKEIIIVNDCSSDASEILIQNYLQENKHLNIKYFSNVINMGKGASIHKGISEASGDYIIIQDADLEYDPREYNILLQPFLDGFADVVYGSRFMGSKPHRILFFWHTVGNKFLTFLSNMMTNLNLTDMETCYKMFTADVLKSIQLKEKRFGFEPEVTAKIARIPNIRIYEVGISYYGRTYKEDKKITWKDGFRAIFCIIKYGFLKL; from the coding sequence ATGAATGCTATTTTATCTGTTATTATTCCTGTCTATAATGAGGAAAAAACAATTTTAAAAATTCTTGAAAAGATTGAATCTGTTGTTTTACAACATGAGATTGAAAAGGAAATCATTATTGTTAATGATTGTTCTTCAGATGCATCTGAGATTTTAATTCAAAACTACTTACAAGAAAACAAACATCTAAATATTAAATACTTTTCTAATGTAATAAATATGGGCAAGGGGGCTTCAATTCATAAAGGAATTAGTGAAGCGAGTGGAGACTATATTATTATTCAAGATGCAGATTTAGAATACGATCCAAGAGAGTATAATATACTTCTTCAACCTTTTTTAGATGGGTTTGCCGATGTTGTTTATGGTTCAAGATTTATGGGAAGTAAACCACACCGAATTTTGTTTTTTTGGCATACAGTAGGGAATAAGTTTTTGACTTTTTTATCCAATATGATGACCAATTTAAATTTAACAGATATGGAAACGTGTTATAAAATGTTTACCGCAGATGTTTTGAAATCTATACAATTAAAAGAAAAACGGTTTGGATTTGAACCGGAAGTGACTGCAAAAATCGCAAGAATTCCGAATATCCGAATTTATGAAGTGGGTATATCTTACTATGGGAGAACATACAAAGAAGATAAAAAAATCACTTGGAAAGATGGATTTCGAGCAATATTTTGCATTATTAAATATGGTTTTCTAAAATTGTAA